The nucleotide sequence CCCCAAAACCCAACACCTTGGGTGTCTCCAGAGCTCACCTCTAAAACCAATCGATATCCCGGTTCAATGACCACATTCGTCGGCCAAATCTCCACGTCAACGGCATAAACCTGGTTTGGAATAACAGACTGAACATCATGAGAGCAAAATTCTCGGTATGGCAACCAGGAGCGGTGACGGGGATGCTGTGGATTGACTTTGCGGAGGGAAACTCGTAGCCAGCCCTTGGTCAAGGGAACAGGCTCCCCAGAAGAGCCAGTATAAAAGATCTCGTCGCCTGAAGGTGACAGCAGGCGCAAGGAGAGGAATAAATCCAAATCAGATGGTGAACTTCCCCAACGATATCTGCTGCAAGAGACATTCAGGTGAGCCACAATGTGACCAGTGATTTCAGTCTCTGAATCAAATGGCGCCGACGTAAATGTCAAGATATCTGTCGGTTCTCCTTTGCCGAGAGCGTTGTAAGTTTTCTTTCTCGGGAGCTGTGCTTTCGGCTGGTCCTGTTGAAGCGTATTTTCTGGTGTTAGATGAAATTGGGTGTATTGAGTCCGGGCAATCGGCCATTCGTTTTCCTTTCGCCGGAGATATGCTTTCTCAGCCTGCGGATCATTGTGTCCAACGTTCCCCTTGCGAAGAACTAGGTCAACTGGCGGAATAGCCCCCTTCTTGGCCCACCCGTCGCGATCATCACCTTTAAGCCAAGCATCAAGGAAGCTTCTTTGAATCTCAACTTCTTCCTGATAGTAGAATGGTAAATCGTGGCGACCCGTGATAAATCGAAGATATTTGAATTCGGAGCCAGCCCAGAGGTATCCAAGCACGTTTCCTCGTAAATGCAGGGAGCTCCCACCCAGGTTCGCGACGCTCAAAAGGGGGACCGCGACATCCTCAAGATTAAAATTGAGGCAAGCTAGGCTTTTGTCATCGCGGAATCGCTGCTCGTGGTACACAGCCTCGTGTCGATTGGCATCTAACTCCTCCGGGTTTAGATCACCTTCGACCGTGTCCGGACCCCAGTTGCGCGCTTTTCGTCCGGGCAATCCGTACTGGTTCGGAGCAACTTGACGGGAATACCACAAAGAGAGGAATTTGTTTGACAGAATGCCACCATGTCGCACCGGTTCGCTGTACGGGTCCGAGTATCCTTCCCATACCACGATAGCTGCGAGACCTTTAGGATGCAGGCTCGCCACCTGCCACTGTGCAGCAGCATAATAGCTAACACCGAGCAGGCCTACTTTGCCTGAACACCAGTGTTGCTCGGCAGCCCACTCGATGAGATCATGGAAGCCGTCGACCGACTCTGTTGATATGACATTCAAGAAACCGGGAGATTGGCCAATACCAATCTCGTCCGCCCGAATGACGACGTATCCATGACTGGTCCAAAACTCAGGCGTCGGAGTTTCCCATGCAGAGTGGTCTGTTTGATGGGCCGGGTGAATTTCAGAAAAGCTTTTTGAGTTGAACCTATTGCATTTGGAATTAGTGACACTCCGTGTTTCGAGAGCAGGTATGGTTGCTTACTGTTTGTAAGGGACATCTTTGCCGTACGGACCGTATGTCATAATTACTGGAAATTTCATGTCCGCTGAAgctgccttgggcttgtaGATGTTGCAGCGAATGACTCCGCCGTTGCCCAAGGGTACCGACACATGTTGCTCGAAAATGTAAGAGTAGGACTGGGAGTCCACGGTTTGAATATTGCGATGTTGGGCTGCCATGTTGACTTCGAACTTGAATGCACTTGCCGTTGACAAGTGAATATGATAAAATGTGGGTTATTGAGGTTGGGTCGAATCTCCCTAAAGGTCGTCGTCGGGTTATATAGAAAATAAAATGATGCTTACACAGAGGGAGGTTTATGATTTATAGCCCATGCGTGGTTCCGGGCCGATTCTATTTGCCCGAATGGTCCGAACGATCCGAATGATCCGCATGATGCGAACGGCCCGAACGCCCAGATGAAGGGCTTGGCATTAGCCTAACTCGGTACGTTTACTATCAGCATCCGTGACGACAGTGTCGCCATTTCGATCGTAGGAGGGGCATTGATAAACACTTCCGGTATTCACAAACAAGAGGATGTAATGGGATGGAAACAACTCGCTCTTACTCGCCCGACTTATATTAACTTCCCGGGCCCTGTGAATAAATAGCGTCGTGAGATAAACTTACGGACTATATAAAAGCGAAGATGCCGCGGTTCAACAGCCGATCGTCACCACTCCACCGAGTTATTAGCCCCCCTTCCCCGGGGGCATTATCGCAACGGCAGGTATAATAATCATATGGattcctaagggataaaccggtcgtgctaggtttatattagccaggggtataattatatagtttaaaataatatataatatatctagtaatatacttaaaggtattaagtatagctaagttatattaataattgagataattaatatataaaaaagtataaataagggtattttatatatttataaataaattattaagttaatattttattacttagtttAAAGTAAAACTAAGATTTTTAAAACTTAgtacttaaattaatata is from Fusarium keratoplasticum isolate Fu6.1 chromosome 11, whole genome shotgun sequence and encodes:
- a CDS encoding PepX-C domain-containing protein, with protein sequence MAAQHRNIQTVDSQSYSYIFEQHVSVPLGNGGVIRCNIYKPKAASADMKFPVIMTYGPYGKDVPYKQFNSKSFSEIHPAHQTDHSAWETPTPEFWTSHGYVVIRADEIGIGQSPGFLNVISTESVDGFHDLIEWAAEQHWCSGKVGLLGVSYYAAAQWQVASLHPKGLAAIVVWEGYSDPYSEPVRHGGILSNKFLSLWYSRQVAPNQYGLPGRKARNWGPDTVEGDLNPEELDANRHEAVYHEQRFRDDKSLACLNFNLEDVAVPLLSVANLGGSSLHLRGNVLGYLWAGSEFKYLRFITGRHDLPFYYQEEVEIQRSFLDAWLKGDDRDGWAKKGAIPPVDLVLRKGNVGHNDPQAEKAYLRRKENEWPIARTQYTQFHLTPENTLQQDQPKAQLPRKKTYNALGKGEPTDILTFTSAPFDSETEITGHIVAHLNVSCSRYRWGSSPSDLDLFLSLRLLSPSGDEIFYTGSSGEPVPLTKGWLRVSLRKVNPQHPRHRSWLPYREFCSHDVQSVIPNQVYAVDVEIWPTNVVIEPGYRLVLEVSSGDTQGVGFWGHDDPIDRSEEVFKGQNHLHFGNDYVNYIELPIIPAN